In a genomic window of Mageeibacillus indolicus UPII9-5:
- a CDS encoding ABC transporter ATP-binding protein — MKKNRSLPKSETPKLPLHRNPAFIPVYQAAINRHPDRTPIIQVRNLRKVYRMGEERVIALDDVSLDIYKGEVVCILGRSGSGKSTFLNMLAGLEKPTRGTIKFGKISIENLSERDVTYFRQRNIGFIFQAYNLLPTLTALENAAMPLNFKGVPTAERNRKAMHFLDKVGIGNLAKRKPAQMSGGQQQRVGIARALTAEPKIIFADEPTGNLDSHTTEDVLQLILNCVRENNQTLILVTHDPGLAKAADIVVTVSDGNIVKIEEKGKVLAALDA, encoded by the coding sequence ATGAAAAAGAATAGATCATTGCCAAAATCTGAAACTCCTAAGCTACCGTTGCATCGTAATCCGGCGTTTATCCCGGTATATCAAGCGGCAATCAACCGCCACCCGGACAGAACGCCGATAATTCAAGTGCGCAATTTGCGCAAAGTATATCGAATGGGTGAAGAACGGGTGATTGCGTTGGACGACGTTAGCTTGGATATCTATAAAGGGGAAGTAGTCTGCATACTCGGCCGATCAGGTTCGGGGAAATCGACTTTCCTGAACATGTTGGCCGGCCTTGAAAAACCAACTCGCGGCACGATTAAGTTCGGCAAAATTTCGATTGAGAACCTATCTGAGCGCGATGTTACCTATTTCAGGCAACGAAATATCGGCTTTATTTTTCAGGCGTACAACTTGTTGCCTACCTTGACGGCCTTGGAAAATGCGGCCATGCCACTCAATTTTAAAGGCGTCCCAACGGCGGAACGCAACCGCAAGGCAATGCATTTTCTGGACAAAGTAGGAATAGGCAATCTGGCCAAACGTAAGCCGGCCCAAATGTCGGGCGGACAACAGCAACGTGTCGGCATAGCCCGTGCTTTGACAGCCGAGCCAAAGATAATATTTGCTGACGAACCAACTGGAAACTTGGACAGCCATACGACTGAAGACGTTTTACAGCTTATTTTAAACTGTGTCCGAGAAAACAATCAGACATTGATTTTGGTTACCCATGACCCCGGCCTGGCTAAAGCAGCGGATATAGTTGTTACCGTTTCAGACGGCAACATTGTAAAAATAGAAGAGAAAGGTAAAGTTTTAGCAGCACTTGATGCTTAA
- a CDS encoding GntP family permease, translating into MGTTMVIAGLILSVAVLVLLTVKFKIHPFFSLIATSATFAIVSGMAFQDLIKAFTNGMGGTVADIGLVIALGTVTGALLEKSGAAEKMAEVILKITGPKHAALGLAITGYFVSIPVFCDSAFVLLSPIAKKLSKDTKISMTTMAIAMAMGLHATHMFVPPTPGPLAVAGILNADLGLVILLGMLVSIPVTLVGYYLSIYFGKKYYYIPDEETAELSKEIIKTNAKLPGAMEAFLPILMPILLMLIKTIGDMIKLSGVLMSVFDVVGTPVVALLIGLLLASLTYVRIHPEDKTAWSFDGVIADSLKTAGQIVLIVGAGGAFGAVLKASSMQGILTTTFSGLTIGILAPFLIGFIFRTCVGSATIAMVTAATMTAPLMEVLGFASPMGRVIAMLACAAGGLMVFHGNDDFFWVVVTTSKMNSSTAYKSIPIASVCQSIVALMSVFILSLIFLA; encoded by the coding sequence ATGGGTACTACTATGGTTATAGCAGGTCTTATTTTATCTGTAGCTGTTCTGGTTTTACTTACAGTAAAATTTAAAATTCACCCTTTCTTTTCACTGATTGCCACCAGCGCAACATTTGCGATTGTTTCAGGCATGGCTTTTCAAGATCTCATTAAGGCTTTTACAAACGGAATGGGAGGGACCGTAGCTGATATAGGGCTTGTTATTGCACTCGGAACAGTGACCGGTGCGTTGCTGGAAAAGTCAGGTGCGGCAGAAAAAATGGCCGAAGTAATCTTGAAAATTACGGGTCCGAAACATGCCGCCTTAGGCTTAGCTATTACCGGATATTTTGTTTCGATTCCGGTGTTTTGCGATTCAGCTTTTGTTTTGTTAAGTCCAATCGCAAAAAAATTGTCAAAAGACACTAAAATTTCGATGACAACGATGGCTATAGCTATGGCCATGGGTTTACATGCAACGCATATGTTTGTTCCACCAACGCCAGGCCCCTTAGCTGTTGCAGGTATACTAAATGCCGATCTAGGTTTAGTTATTTTGTTAGGCATGCTGGTCTCTATCCCGGTCACACTTGTAGGATATTATCTTTCAATTTATTTCGGTAAGAAATATTATTATATTCCGGATGAAGAAACGGCTGAACTTAGTAAAGAAATTATTAAAACAAATGCTAAGTTACCGGGGGCTATGGAAGCATTTTTGCCCATATTAATGCCGATATTATTAATGTTGATTAAAACTATTGGTGATATGATCAAGTTAAGTGGGGTTTTAATGAGTGTATTCGATGTAGTCGGCACCCCTGTTGTTGCTTTGTTGATCGGTCTGCTGCTGGCCTCACTCACATATGTGCGGATTCATCCGGAGGATAAGACTGCGTGGAGCTTTGACGGCGTGATTGCAGACTCTTTAAAAACAGCCGGACAGATTGTTTTGATCGTTGGCGCCGGCGGTGCATTCGGCGCTGTTCTGAAGGCTTCTTCAATGCAAGGGATTTTAACAACAACATTTTCAGGTTTGACAATAGGAATTCTTGCCCCGTTCTTGATTGGTTTTATCTTCCGTACATGCGTTGGATCTGCTACGATAGCAATGGTTACAGCGGCGACAATGACTGCTCCTCTGATGGAAGTTTTAGGATTTGCTTCTCCCATGGGCAGAGTTATTGCCATGTTGGCTTGTGCAGCAGGTGGCCTAATGGTTTTCCATGGAAATGATGATTTCTTCTGGGTAGTCGTTACTACATCAAAAATGAATTCGTCTACTGCCTACAAATCAATTCCGATTGCCAGTGTTTGTCAATCAATTGTCGCTTTAATGAGTGTGTTTATACTAAGTCTAATTTTCTTAGCCTAA
- the dsdA gene encoding D-serine ammonia-lyase gives MNNNKERNMPIKSYAQKMMQEKPILQSVAEQKEVLWINDNYLPFEQSNPICELIVSDSDIADAAARLVRFAPFIEKCFPETETTKGIIESPLKQISKMKKALSENYKVDIPGRFMLKMDSHLQVAGSIKARGGIYEVLKHAEDLAIKSGKLKITDNYAKLAEPEMKKFFSHYTVQVGSTGNLGMSIGISSAALGFKVKVHMSADARQWKKDLLRSKGVEVIEYIDDYSKAVKEGRKLSDLDPNSYFVDDEKSVNLFLGYAVAASRLKQQLDEQGIVVDNNHPLIVYIPCGVGGAPGGVTYGLKRLFKDNVHVFWAEPTLCPSCLLGIATGLREKVNVHDFGIEGITEADGLACASPSGFVTRIDSTLVSGDITVEDGKLYDFLRLLYTNENILIEPSSCAAFNGPLKLMGTSEGKSYCKLHGLTEKLQQGTQIVWATGGSLVPEDAWKEYLNKVI, from the coding sequence ATGAATAATAACAAGGAGAGAAACATGCCGATTAAAAGTTATGCCCAAAAAATGATGCAAGAAAAACCAATTCTGCAGTCTGTTGCAGAGCAAAAAGAAGTGTTATGGATAAATGATAACTACTTACCTTTTGAACAAAGTAATCCTATCTGTGAATTGATTGTGTCAGATTCAGATATTGCTGATGCTGCTGCTAGATTGGTACGATTTGCCCCGTTTATTGAAAAATGTTTTCCGGAAACTGAGACAACAAAAGGAATAATTGAATCTCCGTTAAAACAAATTTCAAAAATGAAAAAAGCTTTAAGCGAGAATTATAAAGTGGATATCCCGGGACGTTTTATGTTAAAAATGGATAGTCATTTACAGGTGGCAGGTTCTATCAAAGCCAGAGGTGGAATTTACGAAGTTCTTAAACATGCGGAAGATTTGGCAATTAAATCGGGAAAATTAAAAATAACTGACAATTATGCTAAATTAGCTGAGCCTGAAATGAAAAAGTTCTTCAGTCATTATACAGTTCAAGTAGGCTCGACCGGAAATTTGGGCATGTCAATAGGAATTAGCAGTGCAGCACTGGGCTTTAAAGTTAAGGTTCATATGTCTGCAGATGCCAGACAATGGAAAAAAGATTTGTTACGCAGCAAAGGCGTTGAAGTTATTGAATATATTGACGATTATTCTAAAGCAGTTAAAGAAGGAAGGAAACTGTCCGATTTAGATCCCAACAGCTATTTTGTTGATGATGAAAAATCAGTTAATTTGTTTTTAGGATACGCAGTTGCCGCTTCAAGATTGAAGCAGCAACTGGATGAACAAGGAATTGTTGTCGATAATAATCATCCTTTAATAGTTTATATCCCTTGTGGCGTAGGTGGAGCCCCTGGAGGCGTTACCTACGGACTTAAGAGATTATTTAAAGATAATGTACACGTATTCTGGGCAGAGCCGACCCTTTGTCCTTCATGCCTATTAGGAATAGCTACAGGTTTAAGAGAAAAAGTCAATGTGCATGATTTCGGCATTGAGGGAATTACAGAAGCTGACGGCTTAGCATGTGCCAGCCCTTCGGGCTTCGTTACGCGTATCGACTCTACTTTGGTTTCCGGCGATATAACCGTAGAAGACGGAAAATTGTATGATTTCTTAAGGCTGTTGTATACAAATGAGAACATTTTGATTGAACCTTCAAGCTGTGCAGCATTTAATGGCCCGCTGAAATTAATGGGAACTTCGGAAGGTAAATCTTATTGCAAACTTCATGGCCTGACAGAAAAATTGCAACAAGGCACCCAGATTGTATGGGCTACAGGAGGCAGTTTGGTTCCGGAAGATGCTTGGAAGGAATATTTGAATAAAGTTATTTGA